The DNA window ACACCGAGGTGCCGCGCCGACGGGAGGTGTTGGACGCGGTGCGGCGAGCTCACGACCGTGGCGCTCGGCTCATCGGATTCTGTAGCGGCGCATTCACTCTCGCCGAGGCCGGAGTGCTCGACGGTCGTCGGGCCACTGCCCATTGGCAGTGGTCGGATGTATTTCGCAGACGGTTCCCGCAGGTCATCTTCGAGGAGGCCGTGTTGTTCGTCGACGACGGCGATATCCTCACCGCAGCTGGGAGCGCCGCAGCATTGGATCTGGGGCTGCACGTGGTTCGGCGCGACCACGGTGCGGAGGTTGCGAACTCGGTCAGCCGCCGGTTGGTGTTCGAGGCCAACAGGGACGGCGGGCAGAAGCAATTCATCGAACGGCCGGTTCCGGCTCTGTCGTCGGAGTCGCTCGGTCCGCTCACGTCCTGGGCAGTGGAGCATCTGAGCGACGCGATCCAGGTGGCGGACCTTGCTCGTCAGGCTCACGTCAGCGTTGCGACGCTGCATCGCCGATTCATCGCCCAACTCGGCACGACTCCGCACGCGTGGCTCACTCGCGAGCGCGTGCGGATGGCATGTCGGCTGCTCGAACGCGGCGATGCAGACCTGACTGCGATCGCGGCGGCCACGGGTGTGGGTACCACCACGACG is part of the Rhodococcus sovatensis genome and encodes:
- a CDS encoding GlxA family transcriptional regulator, producing the protein MVIVDENSNPFELGCATEVFGLDRPELGGKLYDFRLCAPEPTTRMRDGFFSLTSVEDLGAADTADTLIVPNRPDTEVPRRREVLDAVRRAHDRGARLIGFCSGAFTLAEAGVLDGRRATAHWQWSDVFRRRFPQVIFEEAVLFVDDGDILTAAGSAAALDLGLHVVRRDHGAEVANSVSRRLVFEANRDGGQKQFIERPVPALSSESLGPLTSWAVEHLSDAIQVADLARQAHVSVATLHRRFIAQLGTTPHAWLTRERVRMACRLLERGDADLTAIAAATGVGTTTTLRSLMRRETGLTPSAYRQRFGGR